One genomic region from Salinicola endophyticus encodes:
- a CDS encoding helix-turn-helix transcriptional regulator, with protein MHDDFAANLRLLCSYYRSIAEVCRRLEINRAQFNRYLNGRYRPAGHTMRRVCDFFGVELHEIVLPHAEFQALVHLRPGRPGETDTALSAPALPAALLETGRQGMSRYLGYYHEYYLAMSRPGYVLCTLVCLERRGDDVVYQRTERMPAVGGGRLCHNRYRGVAMLLSDRLFLVDHESLNGHEITQTILFPSFKSQVFRLSGLKLGVADSSERMPCSVRVVYERLSGALTVRQALAGCGLYALDDPRLDPALVAAIRNEVGPGEWQFRARYV; from the coding sequence ATGCATGATGATTTCGCTGCCAACCTGCGGCTGCTGTGCAGCTACTACCGCTCGATTGCCGAGGTGTGTCGGCGGCTCGAGATCAATCGCGCCCAGTTCAATCGCTATCTCAACGGGCGCTATCGGCCCGCCGGCCACACCATGCGCCGGGTGTGCGATTTCTTCGGGGTCGAGCTCCACGAGATCGTGCTGCCCCACGCCGAGTTCCAGGCGTTGGTGCACCTGCGGCCCGGCAGGCCGGGGGAGACCGACACCGCGCTTAGCGCCCCCGCGCTGCCGGCGGCGCTGCTGGAGACGGGCCGCCAGGGCATGTCGCGCTATCTGGGCTACTACCACGAGTACTATCTGGCGATGTCGCGGCCGGGGTACGTGCTGTGCACCCTGGTGTGCCTCGAGCGCCGCGGCGACGACGTGGTCTACCAGCGCACCGAGCGCATGCCGGCCGTCGGCGGTGGGCGGCTGTGTCACAACCGCTATCGCGGCGTGGCGATGCTGCTGAGCGACCGTCTGTTTCTGGTCGACCACGAGTCGCTCAACGGCCACGAGATCACCCAGACGATCCTGTTCCCCAGCTTCAAGAGTCAGGTCTTCCGGCTCTCCGGTCTCAAGCTCGGGGTGGCGGACAGCAGCGAGCGCATGCCCTGCAGCGTGCGGGTGGTCTACGAGCGTCTCTCGGGAGCACTGACCGTGCGCCAGGCGCTGGCGGGGTGCGGCCTGTATGCGCTGGACGACCCGCGCCTCGACCCGGCGCTGGTGGCGGCGATCCGTAACGAGGTGGGGCCGGGGGAGTGGCAGTTTCGGGCGCGCTACGTTTAA
- a CDS encoding OsmC domain/YcaO domain-containing protein, with protein MEIKVNYLDNLRQEAKFDDFTVITDQPIRYKGDGSAPGPFDYFLASTVLCAAYFVRVYCNAREIPTENIRLSQNNIVDPENRYNQIFRIQIELPADISDKDRTGILRSIERCSVKRVIQNNPEFQIEAVENIDENAQALLMGGSLDKDGESQATWIEGKDLPLEQTIANMTGILERLGMKIEIASWRNIVPHVWSLHIRDAASPMCFTNGKGATKEAALCSALGEFIERLSCNFFYNDQFFGNEIAASEFVHYPNERWFQPGPDDALPSEILDDHCRAIFDPDGELRGSHLYDTNSGRTDRGIVSLPFKRHSDGETVWFPSNLIENLYLSNGMSAGNTLAEAQVQCLSEIFERAVKRQIIEQEIALPDVPEAVLAQYPTILEGVQALEAQGFPVLVKDASLGGRFPVACVTLMNPRTGGVFASFGAHPSLSVAIERSLTELLQGRSFEGMNDLPPPTFNSQAVSEPNNFVEHFIDSSGVVSWRFFSATADVDFVEWDFSGTNDEEAERLFAILEDEGLEAYVATFEDLGAPVCRILVPGYSEVYPVEDLVWDNTNMALAFREDILALHRLDEAQLTDLLERLEESELDEQMKIVTLIGIEFDDNTVWSELTIAELKLLIQLALGRLEDALDGAQMFLQFNDNTVDRGLFYQALSAVLEIALEDDLELDDYRHNLTRMFGEAKMADAIGAVEGSVRFPGLTPTSLALEGIERHQRLLESYHKLHAWRAANAR; from the coding sequence ATGGAAATCAAGGTCAACTATCTCGACAACCTGCGCCAGGAAGCCAAGTTCGACGACTTCACGGTGATCACCGACCAGCCGATCCGCTACAAGGGCGACGGCTCGGCGCCGGGGCCGTTCGACTACTTCCTCGCCTCCACGGTGCTCTGCGCGGCCTATTTCGTGCGGGTCTACTGCAACGCCCGCGAGATCCCCACCGAGAACATCCGGCTGTCGCAGAACAACATCGTCGACCCGGAGAATCGCTACAACCAGATCTTCCGTATCCAGATCGAACTACCGGCGGACATCTCCGACAAGGACCGCACCGGCATTCTGCGATCGATCGAGCGCTGCTCGGTCAAGCGGGTGATCCAGAACAACCCCGAGTTCCAGATCGAGGCGGTGGAGAACATCGACGAGAACGCCCAGGCGCTGCTGATGGGTGGCTCGCTCGACAAGGACGGCGAGAGCCAGGCGACCTGGATCGAAGGCAAGGACCTGCCGCTGGAGCAGACCATCGCCAACATGACGGGCATCCTCGAGCGCCTCGGCATGAAGATCGAGATCGCCTCCTGGCGCAATATCGTGCCCCACGTCTGGTCGCTGCACATTCGCGATGCCGCCTCACCGATGTGCTTCACCAACGGCAAGGGCGCGACCAAGGAAGCCGCGCTGTGCTCGGCGCTGGGCGAGTTCATCGAGCGCCTGTCGTGCAACTTCTTCTACAACGATCAGTTCTTCGGCAACGAGATCGCTGCCAGCGAGTTCGTCCACTACCCGAACGAACGCTGGTTCCAGCCGGGGCCGGACGACGCGCTGCCCAGCGAGATTCTCGACGACCACTGCCGCGCGATCTTCGACCCGGACGGCGAGCTCCGAGGCTCGCACCTGTATGACACCAACTCCGGGCGCACCGACCGCGGCATCGTCTCGCTGCCGTTCAAGCGCCACTCGGACGGCGAGACGGTATGGTTCCCCTCCAACCTGATCGAGAACCTCTATCTCAGCAACGGCATGAGCGCCGGCAACACCCTCGCCGAAGCGCAGGTGCAGTGTCTCTCCGAGATCTTCGAGCGGGCGGTGAAGCGTCAGATCATCGAGCAGGAGATCGCGCTACCGGACGTCCCCGAGGCGGTACTGGCGCAGTACCCGACGATTCTCGAAGGCGTGCAGGCGCTGGAGGCCCAGGGCTTCCCGGTGCTGGTCAAGGATGCCTCCCTCGGCGGGCGCTTCCCGGTGGCGTGCGTGACGCTGATGAACCCGCGCACCGGCGGCGTGTTCGCCTCCTTCGGCGCGCACCCCAGCCTGTCGGTCGCCATCGAACGCAGCCTCACCGAGCTGCTGCAGGGGCGCAGCTTCGAGGGCATGAACGATCTGCCGCCGCCCACCTTCAACTCCCAGGCGGTGAGTGAACCGAACAACTTCGTCGAGCACTTCATCGACTCTTCCGGCGTGGTGTCGTGGCGTTTCTTCAGCGCCACGGCGGACGTCGACTTCGTCGAGTGGGACTTCTCCGGCACCAACGACGAGGAGGCCGAGCGCCTGTTCGCGATCCTCGAAGACGAGGGGCTGGAAGCCTATGTCGCCACCTTCGAGGATCTCGGCGCCCCGGTGTGCCGCATCCTGGTGCCCGGCTACTCCGAGGTCTACCCGGTCGAGGATCTGGTGTGGGACAACACCAACATGGCGCTGGCCTTCCGCGAGGATATCCTCGCCCTGCACCGCCTCGATGAGGCGCAGCTGACCGACCTGCTCGAGCGTCTGGAGGAGAGCGAGCTCGACGAGCAGATGAAGATCGTCACCCTGATCGGGATCGAGTTCGACGACAACACCGTGTGGTCGGAGCTGACCATCGCCGAGCTGAAGCTGCTGATCCAGCTGGCGCTGGGGCGCCTCGAAGACGCTCTGGACGGCGCGCAGATGTTCTTGCAGTTCAACGACAACACCGTCGATCGCGGGCTTTTCTATCAGGCGCTGTCGGCGGTACTCGAGATCGCCCTGGAAGACGATCTCGAGCTCGACGACTACCGCCACAACCTGACCCGCATGTTCGGCGAGGCGAAGATGGCAGATGCCATTGGCGCGGTGGAAGGCTCGGTGCGCTTCCCCGGGCTGACGCCGACCAGCCTCGCGCTCGAAGGCATCGAGCGCCACCAGCGCCTGCTCGAGAGCTATCACAAGCTGCACGCCTGGCGGGCGGCCAACGCGCGTTGA
- a CDS encoding CBS domain-containing protein, with the protein MSQALPQRVADIMIRDVLTLRLDQSLHDGNEAMREHKIRHLPVLDAQERLVGMLNQKVVLREALQITNVYGSNRLSHHLALIPVEEVLSGEVLTLTPETPLAEAGRTLLDNRHGAMPVVDGDGRLVGIVSSVDFVHLAVRLLEAGPA; encoded by the coding sequence ATGAGTCAGGCATTACCCCAACGCGTGGCGGATATCATGATCCGCGACGTGCTTACCTTGCGTCTCGATCAGTCGCTGCACGATGGCAACGAAGCGATGCGCGAGCACAAGATTCGGCATCTGCCGGTGCTCGACGCGCAGGAGCGGCTGGTGGGAATGCTCAATCAGAAGGTGGTGCTGCGTGAGGCGCTGCAGATCACCAACGTCTATGGCTCGAACCGCCTGAGCCATCACCTGGCCCTGATCCCGGTGGAAGAGGTGCTTTCCGGCGAGGTGCTGACGCTGACGCCGGAGACGCCACTGGCCGAGGCCGGGCGTACCCTGCTCGACAATCGTCACGGCGCGATGCCGGTGGTCGATGGCGACGGGCGCCTGGTGGGGATCGTCTCGTCGGTGGACTTCGTGCACCTGGCGGTGCGCCTGCTCGAGGCCGGCCCCGCCTGA
- a CDS encoding MIP/aquaporin family protein, with protein sequence MLHEIAGTACMTLLGCGVVANVLLKKTGGHNGGPLLIFFGWGLAVYCGVWIAFDTGAHLNPAITLALWLGPATEYAKGIPITLDNTLAYFTGEFVGAWLGAMLCYLCYKKQYDDTEDATTILATFSTIPTIRSRFWNCVSEAIGTFVLVFVVIMFGHTPNGLGPLAVALLVVAIGASLGGPTGYAINPARDMGPRLAHAMLPIQHKGANDWGYAWVPFVGPIIGSSLAALVATVY encoded by the coding sequence GTGCTGCACGAGATTGCCGGTACGGCCTGCATGACGCTGCTCGGCTGCGGCGTGGTCGCCAACGTGCTGCTCAAGAAGACCGGTGGTCACAACGGTGGCCCACTCTTGATCTTTTTCGGCTGGGGGCTCGCGGTCTATTGCGGCGTGTGGATCGCGTTCGATACCGGCGCTCATCTCAACCCGGCGATCACCCTCGCGCTGTGGCTGGGCCCGGCCACCGAGTACGCCAAGGGCATTCCCATCACCCTGGACAATACCCTGGCCTATTTCACCGGCGAGTTCGTAGGCGCCTGGCTGGGTGCGATGCTCTGTTACCTCTGCTACAAGAAGCAGTACGACGACACCGAGGACGCCACCACCATTCTGGCCACTTTTTCGACCATCCCCACGATCCGCTCGCGCTTCTGGAACTGCGTGAGCGAAGCCATCGGCACCTTCGTGCTGGTGTTCGTCGTCATCATGTTCGGCCATACGCCCAACGGGCTCGGCCCCTTGGCCGTGGCACTGCTGGTGGTCGCGATCGGCGCCTCGCTGGGCGGGCCCACGGGCTATGCGATCAACCCCGCCCGCGATATGGGGCCGCGGCTGGCGCACGCCATGCTGCCCATTCAACACAAGGGAGCCAACGACTGGGGCTACGCGTGGGTGCCCTTCGTCGGCCCGATCATCGGCAGCAGCCTGGCTGCCCTCGTCGCAACGGTCTATTGA
- the glpD gene encoding glycerol-3-phosphate dehydrogenase codes for MSSDTYDLIVIGGGINGAGIARDAAGRGLSVLLVEADDLASHTSSASTKLIHGGLRYLEQYEFKLVAKALSEREVLLKMAPHIIWPMRFVLPHQKHLRPAWMIRTGLFLYDHLGGKQTLANSHGVKFSDHPAGAPLKAEFTKGFVYSDAWVQDARLVVLNCMDAASRGARIMTRTRAETATRSADGWQVTLKTAEGETSEVHARGLVNAAGPWAVRFLDDIASQNHSYALRLIKGSHIVVERLFAHDYAYIFQQPDGRIVFAIPYERDFTLIGTTDVEHQGAPGKVAIDADEIAYLCEAINRYFERPIGPDDVVWSYSGVRPLLDDHEDNASEITRDYRIQLDTRGGAPLLNIFGGKLTTYRRLAEDAVDQLAPALGHREKAWTHSGHPLPGGDDADPQQLVASLQSRYPFVPSPMATRLVFNYGTRALTILGQAEGLADLGEHFGADLYAAEIDYLRAHEWARTAEDILWRRTKLVLRLDDREQRRLADYLAASAANMEEKKA; via the coding sequence ATGAGTAGCGACACTTACGACCTGATTGTCATCGGCGGCGGCATCAACGGCGCCGGCATTGCCCGCGACGCGGCGGGCCGGGGGCTGTCGGTACTGCTGGTCGAGGCCGACGATCTCGCCAGCCATACCTCCTCGGCTTCCACCAAGCTGATCCATGGCGGCCTGCGCTATCTGGAGCAGTACGAATTCAAGCTCGTGGCCAAGGCGCTCTCCGAGCGGGAAGTCCTGCTCAAGATGGCGCCCCATATCATCTGGCCGATGCGCTTCGTGCTTCCCCACCAGAAGCATCTGCGTCCGGCGTGGATGATCCGCACCGGCCTGTTCCTGTATGACCACCTCGGCGGCAAACAGACCCTGGCGAACTCCCACGGGGTCAAGTTCTCAGACCATCCGGCCGGCGCACCGCTGAAAGCGGAGTTCACCAAAGGCTTCGTCTATTCGGATGCCTGGGTCCAGGATGCCCGGCTGGTGGTTCTCAACTGCATGGATGCGGCCAGCCGCGGGGCGCGCATCATGACCCGCACCCGGGCCGAGACGGCGACACGCAGCGCCGATGGCTGGCAGGTGACGCTCAAGACCGCCGAGGGCGAGACCAGCGAGGTTCACGCGCGGGGGCTGGTCAATGCGGCGGGGCCCTGGGCGGTGCGCTTCCTGGACGATATCGCCTCACAGAACCACTCCTATGCGCTGCGCCTGATCAAGGGCAGCCATATCGTGGTCGAGCGTCTGTTCGCGCACGACTACGCCTATATCTTCCAGCAGCCGGATGGCCGCATCGTCTTCGCCATCCCCTATGAGCGCGACTTCACCCTGATCGGCACGACCGATGTCGAACATCAGGGCGCGCCGGGCAAGGTGGCGATCGACGCCGACGAAATCGCCTACCTCTGCGAGGCCATCAACCGCTACTTCGAGCGCCCGATCGGCCCTGACGACGTGGTCTGGAGCTACTCCGGCGTGCGCCCGCTGCTCGACGATCACGAAGACAACGCCAGCGAGATCACCCGCGACTACCGCATCCAGCTCGATACGCGCGGCGGCGCACCGCTGCTCAATATCTTCGGCGGCAAGCTGACGACCTATCGCCGGCTCGCCGAGGATGCCGTCGACCAGCTGGCGCCGGCGCTCGGCCACCGCGAGAAGGCCTGGACCCACAGCGGCCATCCGCTGCCCGGCGGCGATGACGCCGATCCGCAGCAGCTGGTCGCATCGCTGCAGAGCCGCTACCCCTTCGTGCCATCGCCGATGGCCACGCGCCTGGTGTTCAACTACGGCACTCGGGCGCTGACGATCCTGGGCCAGGCCGAGGGGCTGGCCGATCTCGGCGAACACTTCGGCGCCGATCTCTACGCCGCCGAGATCGACTACCTGCGCGCACACGAATGGGCGCGCACCGCAGAAGACATCCTCTGGCGCCGCACCAAGCTCGTCCTGCGTCTCGATGACCGCGAGCAGCGCCGACTCGCCGATTATCTCGCAGCATCCGCTGCCAATATGGAGGAGAAAAAAGCGTAA
- a CDS encoding ornithine cyclodeaminase family protein — translation MRQIGYAETRGALDWAGAVEALRQGHLGAPPQIDDSFLGPAEGTLLNRSCFIPGLGYGAKAVTVFEANAARGLPTVQGAMLYFAPEDGRLQAVLDSRLVTEIKTASDSVLGALCLARPHSRELLICGAGAVAASLIEAYSALFPSLECIRLWNRTPARATALAERYADHRIPVVAVSELAEAAGQADIIATATLAREPFLRGEWVRPGTHVDLIGAFKADMREADDTLLTRARLFVDSRDSTMGHIGELAIPLAAGTIAASDVLGDLRELLGGAPGRRDDSDITLYKNGGGAHLDLMIARYIVEASGG, via the coding sequence ATGCGCCAGATCGGCTATGCGGAGACGCGCGGCGCGCTGGATTGGGCGGGCGCGGTCGAGGCCCTGCGCCAGGGCCATCTAGGCGCGCCGCCCCAGATCGACGACAGCTTTCTCGGCCCGGCCGAGGGCACGCTGCTCAACCGCTCCTGTTTTATTCCCGGGCTCGGCTACGGCGCCAAGGCGGTCACCGTGTTCGAGGCCAACGCCGCGCGCGGGTTGCCCACGGTGCAGGGGGCGATGCTCTACTTCGCCCCGGAGGATGGCCGGCTGCAGGCAGTGCTCGACAGCCGACTGGTCACCGAGATCAAGACCGCCAGCGACTCGGTACTCGGGGCGCTGTGCCTGGCGCGGCCGCACAGCCGCGAGCTGCTGATCTGTGGCGCCGGAGCGGTGGCGGCGAGCCTGATCGAAGCCTATAGCGCGCTGTTCCCTTCACTCGAATGCATCCGCCTGTGGAACCGTACGCCGGCCCGTGCGACGGCGCTGGCCGAACGCTATGCCGACCACCGGATACCCGTGGTGGCGGTGAGCGAGCTGGCCGAGGCCGCCGGGCAGGCGGATATCATCGCCACTGCCACGCTGGCGCGTGAGCCGTTTCTGCGCGGCGAGTGGGTGCGCCCCGGCACCCATGTCGACCTGATCGGCGCCTTCAAGGCCGATATGCGCGAGGCCGATGACACCCTGCTGACCCGCGCGCGGCTGTTCGTCGACAGCCGCGACAGCACCATGGGCCATATCGGCGAGCTGGCTATCCCGCTGGCCGCCGGCACCATCGCGGCGAGCGATGTGCTGGGCGACCTGCGCGAGCTGCTCGGCGGCGCGCCCGGGCGCCGGGACGATAGCGACATCACGCTCTACAAGAACGGCGGTGGCGCACATCTCGATCTGATGATCGCGCGCTACATCGTCGAAGCCAGCGGCGGCTAG
- the glpK gene encoding glycerol kinase GlpK, whose product MSDKKKYILAIDQGTTSSRAMLFDHKGKIAGMAQREFEQIFPRPGWVEHNPRDIMTSVLTTLTEVINNSQVNVEEIAGIGITNQRETTVIWDKHTGQPVYNAIVWQSRHSAEICDELREAGHADKVRDKTGLVIDAYFSGTKIKWILDNVDGVREKAEKGDLLFGTMDSWLIWNLTGGAEHVTDVTNASRTLMFNIRERRWDPELLEMLGVPESMLPEVKSSSEIYGYMLPKFLFGTKLPIAGIAGDQQAALFGQACFKPGMAKNTYGTGCFTLMNTGTEATISDNGLLTTIAWEIDGEVEYALEGAIFVAGSVVQWLRDGLRMLGKASDSEAYAERAGDSEGVYLVPAFTGLGAPYWNSNVRGAMFGLSRGTSKEQFIRAALESMAYQTADVLTAMQADAGIDLTELRADGGAIANNFLAQFQADILGVDVLRSEISETTALGAAYLAGLALGFWESREQISEQWAIERRFEPGMRQDRRDALYDGWKRAVQATMAFQVAS is encoded by the coding sequence ATGAGTGACAAGAAGAAATACATCCTCGCCATCGACCAGGGCACCACCAGTTCGCGGGCCATGCTGTTCGATCATAAGGGCAAGATCGCCGGCATGGCCCAGCGCGAGTTCGAGCAGATCTTCCCGCGGCCGGGCTGGGTCGAGCACAACCCGCGCGACATCATGACCAGCGTGCTGACCACCCTGACCGAGGTGATCAACAACTCCCAGGTCAATGTCGAGGAGATCGCCGGCATCGGCATCACCAACCAGCGCGAGACCACGGTGATCTGGGACAAGCACACCGGCCAGCCGGTCTACAACGCGATCGTCTGGCAGTCGCGTCACTCGGCCGAGATCTGCGACGAGCTGCGCGAAGCGGGGCATGCCGACAAGGTTCGTGACAAGACCGGCCTGGTGATCGATGCCTACTTCTCGGGCACCAAGATCAAGTGGATCCTGGATAACGTCGACGGCGTCCGGGAGAAGGCCGAGAAAGGCGACCTGCTGTTCGGCACCATGGACTCCTGGCTGATCTGGAACCTGACCGGCGGTGCCGAGCATGTCACCGACGTGACCAACGCCTCGCGCACGCTGATGTTCAATATCCGCGAGCGCCGCTGGGACCCGGAACTGCTGGAGATGCTCGGCGTGCCGGAATCGATGCTGCCCGAGGTCAAATCCTCCAGCGAGATCTACGGCTACATGCTGCCCAAGTTCCTGTTCGGCACCAAGCTGCCGATCGCGGGCATCGCCGGCGACCAGCAGGCGGCGCTGTTCGGCCAGGCGTGCTTCAAGCCCGGCATGGCCAAGAACACCTACGGCACCGGCTGCTTCACGCTGATGAATACCGGCACCGAGGCGACGATCTCGGACAACGGCCTGCTCACCACCATTGCCTGGGAGATCGACGGCGAGGTCGAGTACGCGCTGGAGGGTGCCATCTTCGTCGCCGGTTCGGTGGTGCAGTGGCTGCGCGACGGGCTGCGCATGCTGGGCAAGGCCTCCGACTCCGAAGCCTACGCCGAACGTGCCGGCGACAGCGAGGGCGTCTACCTGGTGCCCGCCTTCACCGGCCTCGGCGCGCCCTACTGGAACTCCAATGTGCGTGGCGCCATGTTCGGGCTGTCGCGCGGTACCAGCAAGGAGCAGTTCATCCGCGCCGCGCTCGAATCGATGGCCTACCAGACCGCCGACGTGCTCACGGCGATGCAGGCCGACGCGGGTATCGATCTGACCGAGCTGCGCGCCGACGGCGGTGCCATCGCCAACAACTTCCTGGCCCAGTTCCAGGCCGATATCCTGGGAGTCGACGTGCTGCGCAGCGAGATCAGCGAGACCACCGCACTCGGCGCGGCCTATCTCGCCGGGCTGGCCCTCGGCTTCTGGGAGTCCCGCGAGCAGATCTCCGAGCAGTGGGCGATCGAACGCCGCTTCGAGCCGGGCATGCGCCAGGATCGTCGCGATGCGCTCTACGACGGCTGGAAGCGAGCGGTGCAGGCGACCATGGCGTTCCAGGTCGCCTCTTAG
- a CDS encoding alkaline phosphatase D family protein has product MTTPKPPITRRELLARGGQLGLATAGLLGAPAIVLAEGRRPRVEGGVMSGDVLADRAMLWARADRPARMLIEVADNPDFRAARQLPWVDVLPDSGLIGKLDATGLGGMPEVHYRVRFAALGDARAVSEPVVGRLRLPPNAPRDLRFVWSGDVVGQGWGIDESRGGMRTWEAMRQVRPDFFIHSGDSVYADGPLESQVALPDGSTWRNVVTPAKQKVAETLEEYRGQHAYNHLDANFRRFAAEVPMLAQWDDHETINNWYPQEILDDDRYTEKRVALLAARSRQAFLDYMPLRLSSAAPQRIYRRFAYGPGMEVFMLDMRSYRGPNSANRQAEASPATAFIGEDQFRWLHQALKRSTATWKIIAADMPIGLVVPDGDDFEAIANADPGQPLGRELELARLLKAIRDDDIANVVWFTADVHYTAAHHYAPERAAFKQFKPFWEFVSGPLHAGTFGPNDLDATFGPKVVFQKAPPAGQKNLPPSAGYQFFGQVDLDGESETLTVTLKDSDGTALHTQVLTPENRA; this is encoded by the coding sequence GTGACCACCCCCAAGCCCCCCATCACCCGTCGCGAACTGCTGGCCCGCGGCGGCCAGCTCGGCCTTGCCACTGCCGGCCTGCTCGGCGCGCCGGCCATCGTGCTCGCCGAAGGGCGCCGCCCCAGGGTAGAGGGCGGGGTCATGAGCGGCGATGTGCTGGCCGACCGCGCCATGCTGTGGGCCCGCGCCGACCGCCCGGCGCGGATGCTGATCGAGGTCGCCGACAACCCCGATTTCCGCGCCGCCCGCCAGCTTCCCTGGGTCGACGTACTGCCCGACAGCGGGCTGATCGGCAAGCTCGACGCCACCGGGCTCGGCGGCATGCCGGAAGTCCACTATCGGGTGCGTTTCGCGGCTCTGGGTGACGCCCGGGCGGTTAGCGAGCCGGTGGTCGGCCGCCTGCGCCTGCCGCCGAACGCACCGCGGGATCTGCGCTTCGTGTGGTCCGGCGACGTGGTCGGTCAGGGCTGGGGGATCGACGAATCGCGCGGCGGCATGCGCACCTGGGAGGCGATGCGCCAGGTGCGCCCGGACTTCTTCATCCATTCCGGCGACAGCGTCTACGCCGACGGCCCGCTCGAATCGCAGGTAGCACTGCCCGATGGCAGCACCTGGCGCAACGTCGTCACGCCAGCCAAGCAGAAGGTGGCCGAGACCCTCGAGGAGTATCGCGGCCAGCACGCCTACAACCATCTCGACGCCAACTTCCGCCGTTTTGCCGCCGAGGTGCCGATGCTGGCCCAGTGGGACGACCACGAGACAATCAACAACTGGTATCCGCAGGAGATTCTCGACGACGACCGCTATACCGAGAAGCGCGTAGCCCTGCTCGCGGCCCGCTCGCGTCAGGCATTTCTCGACTACATGCCGTTGCGGCTGTCTTCAGCGGCGCCGCAGCGCATCTACCGCCGCTTCGCCTATGGCCCGGGTATGGAAGTGTTCATGCTCGACATGCGCAGCTATCGCGGCCCCAACAGCGCCAACCGCCAGGCCGAAGCCTCGCCGGCCACCGCCTTCATCGGCGAGGACCAGTTCCGCTGGCTGCACCAGGCGCTCAAGCGCTCCACCGCGACCTGGAAGATCATCGCCGCCGACATGCCGATCGGCCTGGTGGTGCCGGATGGCGACGACTTCGAAGCGATCGCCAACGCCGACCCCGGCCAGCCGCTGGGGCGCGAGCTGGAGCTCGCCCGCCTGCTCAAGGCGATCCGCGACGACGATATCGCCAACGTGGTGTGGTTCACCGCCGACGTGCACTACACCGCCGCCCACCACTACGCGCCGGAGCGCGCGGCCTTCAAGCAGTTCAAGCCGTTCTGGGAGTTCGTCAGCGGCCCGCTCCACGCCGGCACCTTCGGCCCCAATGACTTAGACGCCACCTTCGGCCCCAAGGTGGTCTTCCAGAAGGCACCGCCGGCGGGGCAGAAGAACCTGCCGCCCTCGGCGGGCTATCAATTCTTCGGCCAGGTCGACCTCGACGGCGAGAGCGAAACGCTCACGGTGACACTGAAGGATAGCGACGGCACCGCCCTGCATACGCAGGTGCTGACCCCCGAAAATCGCGCCTGA